The Humulus lupulus chromosome 3, drHumLupu1.1, whole genome shotgun sequence genome window below encodes:
- the LOC133825201 gene encoding uncharacterized protein LOC133825201, producing MDAILGIQELKMSEDKQGAGDVRACGDSTPVSRTGICMNVEDWISASKQVMQDVDMGKVVPSPILQCIATNVTYTMGKEKSITGKGVMSQEKISGVKIDDEDIAEEVNYWQSSIVCYVLGANPPIRILEGFVRRLWKDQVDKVRVLSSGIFIIRFLSMEMRNRILDGGYLFFGKKPLIMKPWNPVDDFSKEDIDSVPTWVQLGGLDLKYWGERSLFKIVGQIGKPIQVDSITKNRDQLAYPRILIEVTMTQEFPSQISFWNEFDQEVDIFVEYEWKPTICTNCSGLGHEAHICRKSKSVNQEWVPKQRVSSPNASKANVDEEGFQPVTKGVKIQESIVNQTSVNNKFCLLEGDPEIDLLQRSNTGREGGGPSTRNG from the coding sequence ATGGATGCTATTCTAGGGATCCAAGAATTGAAGATGTCAGAGGATAAACAAGGAGCAGGCGATGTGCGAGCTTGTGGTGATTCCACTCCAGTGTCGCGAACAGGAATATGTATGAATGTAGAGGACTGGATATCGGCCTCCAAGCAAGTAATGCAGGATGTTGACATGGGTAAGGTTGTTCCATCTCCGATATTACAGTGTATTGCTACTAATGTCACTTATACTATGGGCAAAGAGAAGAGTATTACAGGAAAAGGTGTTATGAGTCAGGAGAAGATTTCAGGAGTCAAAATTGATGATGAGGATATAGCTGAAGAGGTGAATTATTGGCAATCTTCCATAGTCTGCTATGTGCTTGGTGCAAATCCACCAATTCGAATTCTGGAAGGCTTTGTGAGGAGGTTATGGAAAGACCAAGTAGACAAAGTTAGGGTTCTCTCATCAGGTATTTTCATAATACGATTCTTGTCTATGGAAATGAGGAATAGAATATTGGATGGAGGCTATTTGTTTTTTGGGAAAAAACCTCTGATAATGAAGCCTTGGAATCCTGTTGATGATTTCTCTAAAGAAGATATTGATTCAGTTCCGACCTGGGTTCAATTGGGAGGTCTGGATCTTAAATACTGGGGTGAGAGGTCACTTTTCAAGATAGTGGGTCAGATTGGGAAGCCAATTCAAGTTGACTCCATTACTAAAAACAGAGATCAATTAGCTTATCCCAGGATTCTTATTGAGGTGACCATGACACAGGAATTCCCATCACAAATCAGTTTCTGGAATGAATTTGACCAGGAAGTTGATATATTTGTAGAATATGAGTGGAAGCCCACTATCTGCACGAATTGCTCTGGCTTAGGACATGAAGCTCACATATGCAGGAAGAGTAAGTCAGTCAATCAGGAATGGGTTCCCAAACAGAGGGTCTCATCACCAAATGCAAGTAAAGCCAATGTGGATGAAGAAGGATTTCAACCAGTTACCAAAGGAGTTAAGATACAGGAATCTATAGTTAATCAAACGAGTGTGAATAACAAATTTTGTCTGCTGGAAGGGGATCCTGAGATAGATCTGTTACAGAGGAGTAATACAGGAAGAGAGGGGGGAGGACCCTCTACACGAAATGGATAG